The genomic window GGGTTCGAGCGTGCGAGCCCGAACCCCACCAAATGACGCCATCGTAGCTACTTGTCCGTATGTTCACCCAATCAGGTGCATTTTCATGCGTCGACCGGGTCGCCCGCCATCGTCGCGACGAGGACCGCCTTGATCGTGTGCATCCGGTTCTCGGCCTCGTCGAACACGATCGAGTGCGCGGACTCGAAGACCTCTTCGGTGACCTCCAGCTCCGTCAGCCCGTGGCGGGCGTGGATCTCCCGGCCCACCTTGGTGCCGAGATCGTGATAGGCCGGAAGGCAGTGCATGAACTTGACGTCGTCGACGCCGGTGGCACGCAGGATGTCCATCGTCACGGCGTAGGGCGCGAGGGCGGCGATGCGCTCGTCCCAGACCTCCTTGGGCTCCCCCATGGAGACCCAGACGTCGGTGACGACGAACCCGGCGCCCCGTACACCCTTGGCGACGTCCTCGGTGAGGGTGATGCGGGCACCACTGGACTCCGCGATCGCGTACGCCCGGTCCACGATCTCCTGCGCCGGCCAGTAGGCGGAGGGCGCGACGATCCGCACGTCCATGCCGAGCAGGGCGCCGGTGATCAGGTAGGAGTTGCCCATGTTGAAGCGGGCGTCCCCGAGATAGGCGAAGGAGATCCGCTCCGGGGGCAGGTCGCTGTGCTCGGTCATGGTGAGGATGTCGGCGAGCATCTGGGTGGGATGCCAGTCGTCCGTGAGCCCGTTGAAGACGGGGACGCCACCGTATGCGGCGAGTTCCTCGACGGTCTGCTGACTGTCACCCCGGTACTCGATGCCGTCGAACATCCGGCCGAGCACCCGGGCCGTGTCCTTCACCGACTCCTTGTGCCCCATCTGCGAGCCCGAGGGATCGAGGTACGTGGTGGAGGCGCCCTGGTCCGCCGCGGCCACCTCGAAGGCGCAGCGGGTGCGCGTCGAGGTCTTCTCGAAGATCAGCGCGATGT from Streptomyces sp. NBC_01341 includes these protein-coding regions:
- the argF gene encoding ornithine carbamoyltransferase, which encodes MAIDLTGRHFLKELDFTAEEFRGLVALAAELKAAKKAGEEVQRLAGRNIALIFEKTSTRTRCAFEVAAADQGASTTYLDPSGSQMGHKESVKDTARVLGRMFDGIEYRGDSQQTVEELAAYGGVPVFNGLTDDWHPTQMLADILTMTEHSDLPPERISFAYLGDARFNMGNSYLITGALLGMDVRIVAPSAYWPAQEIVDRAYAIAESSGARITLTEDVAKGVRGAGFVVTDVWVSMGEPKEVWDERIAALAPYAVTMDILRATGVDDVKFMHCLPAYHDLGTKVGREIHARHGLTELEVTEEVFESAHSIVFDEAENRMHTIKAVLVATMAGDPVDA